The following proteins are encoded in a genomic region of Pyricularia oryzae 70-15 chromosome 6, whole genome shotgun sequence:
- a CDS encoding CAS1 domain-containing protein 1: MFAKVTILSVLLAGAELVSGHAAIINAVGDAGGVGMALGVDTATPRDGTRRNPFQQDATRFRGASSATVGETLGGGTNNIQAGTQAIMAETGSELPQVSAGGQLEMTLHQVNADGAGPYTCKINSDGTAAQWTPIQVATQVPGRNSRDRNGAQTDHPLVASIPAGQTCTGTVAGQENVCLVRCENGARAGPFGGVIPIQIGAGAGAGAGAGAGAGAGAAGNGTAPAAGAAAERRNAQALARRALARDIVRREALLRKVMKRAMIETEEDIEDDEE; the protein is encoded by the exons ATGTTCGCCAAGGTTACCATTCTCTCCGTCCTCCTGGCTGGTGCCGAGCTCGTCTCGGGCCACGCTGCCATCATCAACGCCGTTGGCGACGCTGGCGGTGTTGGCATGGCTCTCGGTGTTGACACCGCCACTCCCCGTGACGGAACCCGACGCAACCCCTTCCAGCAGGATGCCACCCGCTTCCGTGGTGCTTCCAGTGCGACTGTTGGCGAGACCCTCGGCGGAGGCACCAACAACATCCAGGCCGGTACTCAGGCCATCATGGCCGAGACTGGCTCCGAGCTTCCTCAGGTTTCTGCAGGTGGTCAACTCGAGATGACCCTTCACCAGGTCAACGCTGACGGTGCCG GCCCCTACACCTGCAAGATCAACTCGGATGGCACTGCTGCCCAGTGGACCCCCATCCAGGTTGCCACCCAGGTTCCCGGCCGCAACTCCCGCGACCGGAATGGTGCCCAGACTGACCACCCTCTTGTCGCCTCCATCCCTGCCGGCCAGACATGCACTGGTACCGTCGCTGGTCAAGAGAACGTCTGCCTTGTCCGCTGTGAGAACGGCGCTCGCGCTGGTCCCTTCGGTGGTGTCATTCCTATCCAGATTGGTGCCGGCGCCggagctggtgctggtgctggtgccggagccggtgccggtgccgctGGCAACGGCACTGcccctgctgctggtgccgcCGCTGAGCGCCGCAACGCTCAGGCTTTGGCTCGCCGCGCCCTTGCCCGCGACATTGTCCGCCGCGAGGCTCTCCTGCGCAAGGTCATGAAGCGGGCTATGATTGAGACTGAGGAGGACattgaggacgacgaggagtaA